A portion of the Thermoanaerobaculum aquaticum genome contains these proteins:
- a CDS encoding flippase: protein MGKPSWPWKLPSAFLKNTAGLYLDTFTSYLFPLITLPYVVRVLGARGFGLVAFAQSFVGYLNVLVDFALAFSGTRAVAQCSPDRREISQVVANGLALRLGLATVFFPLVFFLCHSFAAFREAKTVVLILYLTSFATAISASWLFLAFEEMWVLARVNLLINLGVMAAIFTLVRSADDVVVYAAILAAGPLAGSVISLSLAFRRFPIAPILPRISGVLTMARTGFTLSLSQVLIALYTTGNSFILGTLASKETVGYFAAADKIVRAVLRLVAPLTTGIFPRMVHVAKRSVTELLSRTRLLLILYAVMGFGLTLLLWLSAPWVVPWFFGSSFSATVPVLRILSLIIFFNACTNVLGFHLLLPAGHDRAFTAITLIAGMVDVALAGLFVPNWQAVGMALAIVGTEAFVAAALAGAGWRLFRRESASTDEKD, encoded by the coding sequence GTGGGAAAACCCAGCTGGCCCTGGAAGCTCCCTTCCGCCTTCCTTAAAAACACCGCCGGCCTCTATCTCGATACCTTCACCAGCTACCTTTTCCCCCTCATCACGCTTCCCTACGTGGTGCGCGTGTTGGGCGCCCGTGGCTTTGGCCTGGTGGCCTTCGCCCAGTCCTTTGTGGGTTATCTCAACGTTCTTGTGGATTTTGCCCTGGCCTTTTCGGGCACCCGGGCGGTAGCTCAATGCTCGCCCGACCGCAGAGAGATAAGCCAGGTTGTTGCTAACGGGCTCGCTCTTCGGCTGGGGTTGGCCACGGTGTTTTTCCCGCTTGTCTTCTTTCTTTGCCACAGCTTTGCTGCTTTCCGCGAGGCCAAAACGGTTGTTCTTATTCTGTACCTCACCTCCTTCGCCACCGCGATCAGCGCCAGTTGGCTCTTCTTAGCCTTTGAAGAGATGTGGGTTCTCGCCCGGGTTAATCTCCTCATCAACCTGGGCGTGATGGCCGCGATTTTCACCCTGGTTCGTTCCGCGGATGACGTGGTGGTTTACGCGGCCATCCTGGCGGCAGGACCGTTGGCCGGAAGCGTAATTTCCCTGAGCCTTGCCTTTCGGCGGTTCCCCATCGCTCCGATCTTGCCAAGAATTTCGGGCGTTCTGACCATGGCGCGTACCGGGTTTACCCTCTCGCTTTCGCAGGTCCTCATCGCCCTCTACACCACCGGCAACTCCTTCATTTTGGGAACGCTGGCTAGCAAAGAGACGGTAGGCTACTTCGCCGCCGCTGACAAGATTGTGCGTGCGGTGCTGCGCTTGGTGGCCCCTCTCACCACCGGCATCTTTCCGCGGATGGTTCACGTTGCCAAACGGTCGGTGACTGAGCTTTTGAGTCGCACGCGTTTACTGCTCATTCTCTACGCTGTAATGGGTTTTGGCTTAACTCTGCTCCTATGGCTTTCAGCACCGTGGGTGGTGCCATGGTTTTTCGGCTCTAGCTTCTCGGCCACCGTACCCGTACTGAGGATCCTTAGCCTCATCATCTTTTTTAACGCCTGTACTAACGTGCTGGGCTTTCATCTTCTCCTACCCGCAGGGCATGACCGAGCCTTCACCGCTATTACCCTCATTGCCGGGATGGTGGACGTAGCACTGGCGGGGCTTTTCGTCCCTAACTGGCAAGCAGTGGGTATGGCCTTGGCCATTGTGGGCACCGAGGCCTTTGTGGCCGCGGCGCTGGCCGGAGCAGGATGGAGGCTATTCCGGCGAGAGAGCGCTAGCACCGATGAAAAGGACTAG
- a CDS encoding 4Fe-4S dicluster domain-containing protein: MGHWTKAWRIRYQHQLDPAFPKKVMAIPEGEAVARCIQCGTCAATCPVSHYMDYTPRRIVAMTRAGMRDDVLSCFTIWLCASCYACTVACPQKIPITEVMYALKRMAIHEGVYPRRFPVPILAREFFKVVAKRGRNSEGEVTLRMYLKAGPWRHVGKAGLGVKLFLKGRLGIVADRIRNRRQLSALLSGLESRLAARGGPPGPLQAHTPPGVAVSAAGGKGGVA, from the coding sequence ATGGGCCACTGGACGAAGGCCTGGCGGATCCGGTATCAACACCAGCTGGATCCTGCTTTCCCAAAGAAGGTCATGGCGATACCCGAGGGGGAAGCGGTGGCGCGGTGTATCCAGTGTGGGACCTGCGCGGCAACCTGCCCGGTGAGCCACTACATGGACTACACCCCCCGGCGCATCGTGGCCATGACCCGGGCGGGGATGCGGGATGACGTGCTTTCCTGCTTCACGATTTGGCTGTGCGCTTCTTGCTACGCCTGCACGGTTGCCTGCCCGCAAAAGATCCCCATTACCGAGGTGATGTACGCGCTCAAGCGCATGGCCATCCACGAGGGGGTTTACCCCCGTCGGTTTCCAGTTCCCATCTTGGCTCGGGAGTTCTTCAAGGTGGTGGCCAAGAGGGGGCGTAACTCCGAGGGGGAAGTCACCCTGCGCATGTATCTCAAGGCCGGTCCCTGGCGGCACGTGGGTAAAGCGGGTCTCGGCGTCAAGCTTTTCCTCAAAGGCCGGCTGGGGATTGTGGCCGACCGCATCCGCAACCGCCGTCAGCTTTCCGCGTTGCTTTCCGGGCTGGAGTCCAGGTTAGCGGCAAGAGGAGGCCCACCCGGACCGTTGCAGGCCCATACGCCGCCCGGAGTGGCCGTGTCAGCGGCTGGCGGAAAGGGAGGTGTGGCATGA
- the gmd gene encoding GDP-mannose 4,6-dehydratase gives MKRALITGITGQDGSFLAEFLLEKGYEVHGLVRRSSSFNRARIDHLRSDGRFRRRFFLHYGDLSDADSLHEAVRQTKPDEVYNLAAQSHVGVSFHQPTYTADVVALGALRLLEAVRQLAPEARYYQASSSELFGKAQEVPQSEKTPFHPRSPYAVAKLFAFWATVNYREAYGLFACNGILFNHESPRRGENFVTRKITKAVAEFATGLREEPLALGNLEARRDWGFAGDYVEAMWLILQQQEPDDYVVGTGETHSVREFCQLAFSEIGIELQWEGQGVEEKGLDRKTGKVLVVVDPRYFRPAEVELLQADPRKAKERLGWQPKVSFPELVRLMVQADIQELTKKHQGR, from the coding sequence ATGAAACGAGCACTGATTACCGGCATCACAGGACAGGACGGGTCATTCTTAGCGGAGTTTCTTCTCGAAAAGGGCTACGAGGTCCACGGCCTGGTGCGGCGGTCCTCAAGCTTCAACCGCGCCCGCATTGACCACCTGCGGTCGGACGGCCGCTTTCGCCGGCGGTTTTTCCTCCACTACGGCGACCTCTCGGATGCCGATTCCCTGCACGAAGCGGTGCGACAAACCAAGCCGGATGAGGTTTACAACCTTGCCGCTCAGTCGCACGTGGGGGTGTCATTCCATCAGCCCACCTACACCGCCGACGTGGTGGCTCTCGGTGCCTTGCGGCTCTTGGAAGCAGTGCGCCAGCTGGCACCCGAAGCCCGTTATTACCAGGCTTCTTCCTCCGAGCTCTTCGGCAAGGCCCAGGAGGTACCGCAAAGCGAAAAGACGCCGTTTCACCCCCGCTCCCCTTACGCCGTGGCCAAGCTCTTTGCCTTCTGGGCCACCGTCAACTACCGCGAAGCTTACGGCCTTTTTGCCTGCAACGGCATCCTTTTCAACCACGAATCCCCCCGCCGGGGCGAAAACTTCGTGACCCGCAAGATCACCAAAGCGGTGGCCGAGTTTGCCACCGGCCTGCGCGAGGAACCTCTAGCACTGGGCAACCTCGAAGCCCGCAGGGACTGGGGTTTTGCCGGCGATTACGTGGAAGCCATGTGGTTGATCCTGCAGCAGCAGGAGCCGGACGACTATGTGGTGGGCACAGGGGAAACCCACTCCGTCCGCGAGTTCTGCCAGCTCGCCTTTAGCGAAATTGGCATTGAGCTGCAGTGGGAAGGCCAAGGCGTGGAGGAAAAGGGGCTCGACCGCAAAACCGGCAAGGTCCTGGTGGTGGTGGACCCCCGCTACTTCCGTCCTGCGGAGGTGGAGCTCCTGCAAGCCGATCCCCGGAAGGCCAAGGAAAGGCTCGGCTGGCAGCCCAAGGTCTCGTTCCCGGAGCTTGTGCGGCTCATGGTGCAGGCGGACATCCAAGAGCTCACCAAGAAACACCAGGGGCGGTAG
- a CDS encoding FkbM family methyltransferase, with protein MDFGKTRLRLWLLEGLSLLLRGRSLDSFERAGLKVQLPLGGFRQAARWLLLRDFGGEKPGFDSVALVVPVLQGKFRLALAPDDWSVSGSILEHRFWEPEVTAFLAATVQPGWTVLDVGANVGFHTFHAATLVGPSGLVYAVEPDPRNAVLLRLTAALAPELRVTVIEAALSDRDGEIVLMEPGEAGRTGIGVTHHDGQVLEKAAKTAGARFTKVPALCWDRHFQDVPLHLVKIDVEGYEPFVVRGMEQSLVRWQPIVVTEFAPSHLQHVGGIEPLSYLQWFQERGFRLFLIDDPSGTLIPADAETVMRSLHGRPGVNLAFLPNS; from the coding sequence ATGGATTTCGGAAAAACCCGACTGCGTTTGTGGCTCCTTGAGGGGCTATCGCTATTGTTGCGAGGTCGATCCTTGGATAGCTTCGAACGCGCAGGTCTCAAAGTCCAGTTGCCCTTGGGTGGGTTCCGCCAGGCCGCACGGTGGCTACTTTTGCGCGATTTTGGCGGTGAAAAACCGGGTTTCGACAGCGTCGCCCTGGTGGTCCCCGTTTTGCAAGGAAAGTTCAGGTTGGCGCTAGCTCCCGACGATTGGTCGGTTAGTGGCTCCATCTTGGAGCACCGCTTTTGGGAGCCCGAGGTTACCGCCTTTCTTGCGGCTACTGTGCAACCAGGGTGGACGGTGCTAGACGTAGGCGCCAATGTGGGCTTCCACACGTTCCATGCAGCCACTCTAGTCGGCCCCAGCGGCCTGGTGTACGCGGTGGAGCCCGACCCTCGGAACGCCGTCCTTCTGCGTTTAACCGCTGCTCTGGCGCCCGAGCTTCGGGTAACCGTTATCGAAGCGGCCCTTTCCGACCGTGATGGAGAGATAGTTCTTATGGAACCCGGAGAGGCCGGACGCACCGGCATTGGAGTCACCCACCACGATGGGCAAGTCCTGGAAAAGGCGGCAAAAACAGCTGGTGCACGGTTTACCAAAGTTCCCGCCCTTTGTTGGGACCGCCATTTTCAGGATGTGCCTCTTCACTTGGTAAAAATCGACGTAGAAGGGTACGAGCCGTTTGTCGTGCGCGGTATGGAGCAGTCGCTCGTGCGATGGCAACCTATCGTAGTTACGGAATTTGCCCCTTCCCATTTGCAGCACGTTGGGGGCATTGAGCCGCTTTCCTACCTGCAATGGTTTCAAGAGCGAGGCTTTCGGTTGTTCCTTATCGATGACCCCTCCGGCACGCTCATTCCTGCGGACGCAGAAACCGTGATGAGGTCCCTCCACGGACGCCCAGGGGTAAACCTGGCCTTCCTCCCGAATTCCTAG
- a CDS encoding CoB--CoM heterodisulfide reductase iron-sulfur subunit B family protein, whose translation MDLITPCPACYVVMKKAQKAVSNGGGVADALRGALKDAGLTYRGSVRVRHPLDVLVNDVGLGRIRQAVKKPLTGLRVVSYYGCLLTRPFATFDDPANPQSLDRLVEALGAEPVDWPLKTRCCGGSLTGTVEEVGLRLSYILLKEAQHRKADVVITACPFCECNLECFQRKVRVEYPDLAALPAVFFTQLIGVAFGLERKALGLQRMLVPLEPALERRLGGVYA comes from the coding sequence GTGGACCTCATCACCCCTTGTCCGGCGTGTTACGTGGTCATGAAGAAGGCCCAGAAGGCGGTAAGCAACGGAGGAGGAGTGGCCGACGCGCTGCGCGGGGCCCTGAAGGATGCAGGTCTCACCTACCGGGGTTCGGTGAGGGTGCGACACCCTTTGGATGTGCTGGTCAACGACGTGGGTTTGGGACGGATACGCCAAGCGGTGAAAAAGCCCCTCACCGGCCTGCGCGTGGTGAGCTACTACGGTTGCCTCCTTACCCGCCCCTTTGCCACCTTCGATGACCCGGCAAACCCGCAGTCGCTGGACAGGCTTGTGGAGGCTTTGGGAGCCGAGCCGGTGGATTGGCCGCTGAAGACCCGCTGTTGCGGTGGGTCGCTTACCGGAACTGTGGAAGAGGTGGGCCTCCGGCTTTCCTACATCCTGCTCAAAGAAGCGCAGCACCGCAAGGCCGATGTGGTCATAACGGCCTGCCCGTTTTGCGAGTGCAACCTCGAGTGTTTCCAGCGCAAAGTTCGCGTGGAATACCCGGACCTGGCGGCCTTGCCAGCGGTGTTCTTCACCCAGCTGATAGGTGTGGCTTTTGGCCTGGAGCGCAAGGCTCTGGGCCTCCAGCGCATGCTGGTCCCGCTCGAGCCGGCTCTGGAGCGCCGGCTGGGAGGTGTCTATGCCTGA